A single region of the Zootoca vivipara chromosome 2, rZooViv1.1, whole genome shotgun sequence genome encodes:
- the ACOX2 gene encoding peroxisomal acyl-coenzyme A oxidase 2 produces MASWNANKNIQNSTGQIVNPDLEIERKTASFSVERLTNILDGGAEKTQMRRAVDAMIQSDPVFSLENQYFMSQNERYEDAIRKSVHLSKKAAEMGWATDGPELGYCSRALHANLAFNVHVVFVKSLMGLATDEQLAKWLPLAEKFYIVGTYAQTELGHGTYLRGLETTATFDAATQEFVLNTPSISAMKWWPGDLGRTATHAVVFAQLYLKGKSYGMHPFMVQIRSLRDHSLVPGVTAGDIGPKMSFENVDNGFLLLKNVRIPRENMLAKFSQVLPDGRYMKKGSAKINYLTMIVVRVLMLQNEIVPNLMMACTIAIRYSAVRRQSELKPGDREAKILDYQTQQQKLLPQLATAYAFYFVAKYLRDFFDRGYMETKEGKFDLLPELHALASGIKVIATDYCSAGVEVCRKACGGHGYSLLSGLPSLYTRQVAGCTYEGENTVLLLQTARFLIKCLGMAQSGQPLPPSVAYLTSESFGKCQAQEKRDFLNPDIYTEAYRHRAFRVARNAAVKLQGLVQQGMAQHDAWNRCSVQLAQAAMAHIQYIVVEKFVKALETFGKEVAIQRVLKHLCDLYALHGIFSDLGDFVQDGYLSTKQTDMVTESYLDLLAVVRKDAVPLVDAFDFSDANLNSAIGCYDGQAYQRLYEWAKKSPTNHQDDRIFKTYLKPLFQNALSKL; encoded by the exons ATGGCATCGTGGAATGCAAATAAAAACATCCAGAATTCCACTGGACAAATTGTGAACCCTGACCTTGAAATTGAAAGAAAAACGGCCTCCTTCAGTGTCGAACGACTGACCAATATACTGGATGGAGGTGCTGAAAAGACGCAGATGCGAAGGGCAGTAG ATGCCATGATTCAGAGTGATCCGGTGTTCAGCCTAGAAAACCAGTACTTCATGAGCCAGAACGAAAGATACGAAGATGCTATCAGGAAGTCCGTTCACCTCTCGAAGAAGGCGGCTGAAATGGGATGGGCGACAGATGGACCTGAACTGGGTTACTGCAGCAG GGCGCTTCATGCCAACCTGGCGTTCAACGTCCACGTGGTCTTTGTTAAGAGCCTGATGGGGTTAGCCACAGACGAACAGCTCGCCAAGTGGCTCCCTTTGGCAGAAAAATTTTACATCGTAGGGACCTATGCCCAGACCGAACTGGGTCACG gaactTACCTTCGGGGATTGGAGACAACAGCCACCTTTGATGCTGCTACACAGGAGTTTGTTCTCAACACGCCAAGCATCTCTGCCATGAAGTGGTGGCCGGGAGATT TGGGACGGACGGCGACTCACGCTGTGGTCTTTGCTCAGCTTTACCTGAAAGGAAAGTCGTATGGCATGCATCCCTTCATGGTGCAGATCCGCAGCCTCCGAGATCATTCTTTGGTACCAG GAGTAACTGCAGGGGATATTGGTCCCAAAATGAgctttgaaaatgttgacaatggcTTTCTCTTGCTGAAGAATGTTCGGATTCCAAGGGAAAACATGCTGGCTAAGTTCTCTCAG GTCCTGCCGGATGGCCGGTATATGAAAAAAGGATCTGCAAAAATTAACTACCTTACTATGATTGTGGTTCGTGTCCTCATGCTTCAGAATGAAATTGTCCCCAATCTGATGATGGCTTGCACCATTGCAATCCGATATTCCGCAGTGCGCCGGCAGTCTGAGTTAAAGCCCGG TGACCGGGAGGCGAAGATTCTTGACTATCAGACCCAGCAACAGAAACTTCTCCCTCAGCTGGCAACGGCCTATGCCTTTTACTTTGTTGCAAAATACCTGCGGGACTTCTTTGACAGGGGCTACATGGAAACCAAAGAAGGAAAGTTTGACTTGCTCCCTGAG CTTCATGCTCTTGCTTCAGGAATTAAAGTCATCGCTACAGACTACTGCTCGGCCGGAGTCGAGGTTTGTCGGAAGGCCTGTGGGGGGCACGGCTACTCTCTTCTCAGCGGCCTGCCTTCCTTATACACCAGGCAGGTGGCTGGTTGCACCTATGAGGGGGAAAACACTGTCCTCCTCCTGCAGACAGCCAG GTTTCTGATAAAGTGCCTTGGGATGGCACAAAGTGGCCAGCCCCTTCCTCCATCAGTTGCTTACCTGACTTCTGAAAGCTTTGGAAAATGCCAAGCCCAGGAAAAGAGAGACTTCCTCAATCCTGACATTTACACGGAAGCTTATAGGCACAGAGCATTCAG AGTTGCAAGAAACGCAGCTGTCAAACTCCAGGGTCTTGTTCAGCAGGGAATGGCACAGCACGACGCTTGGAACAGGTGCTCCGTCCAACTTGCCCAGGCTGCCATG GCTCACATCCAATACATCGTGGTGGAAAAATTTGTCAAAGCGTTGGAGACATTTGGAAAAGAGGTTGCCATCCAGAGGGTCCTTAAGCATCTCTGCGACCTCTATGCCCTGCATGGGATTTTCTCTGACTTGGGAGACTTTGTGCAGGATGGCTACCTTTCTACAAAGCAAACCGACATGGTGACCGAATCGTACCTGGATCTCCTGGCTGTCGTTCG